From Ipomoea triloba cultivar NCNSP0323 chromosome 5, ASM357664v1, the proteins below share one genomic window:
- the LOC116020298 gene encoding uncharacterized protein LOC116020298, with translation MYVDNEANEDDESEDQLDEMFRDVGEEFTDRSNELDELLNDSKLPLWPGCSKYTRLSVILKLFNLKAGNGWSDKSFTTLLEILKDMLLDDNELPKSTYDAKKILCPMGMGYKKIHVCPNDCILFRDDYKDLHACPICGASLFKTRENVAGKLQHPANSCQWTTFDNAFPEFGQEPRNLRLGLCTDGNDIDVFLAHLIEDLKSLWDEAYGNLSGYSVKGHKACPICEDNTYAPQPLTGIQVYERVECINVTFGKTQKLKSQRGKRSKSNVDVPSNVKSPWKKKSIFFDLPYWKTLDVRHSIGVMHVEKNMCDSLVGTLLDIKGKTKDGLNARLDLIEMGIRLTLAPRNGDKKTYLPPAAHTLSRKERISFCECLRGVKVPQWDSSNISRLVNIQDLKLVGLKSHDCHALMQQLLPVAVRGILPKKLRYTVIRLCFFSNAICAKVIDLDKLDELQNGIIVTLALLSIR, from the exons ATGTATGTTGACAAcgaagcaaatgaagatgatgagtctgAAGATCAATTAGATGAAATGTTTCGCGATGTTGGAGAGGAGTTCACCGATCGGTCAAACGAGTTGGATGAATTATTGAATGATTCAAAATTACCTTTGTGGCCGGGTTGTAGTAAATATACCCGATTATctgttatattaaaattattcaacttGAAAGCTGGGAATGGGTGGAGTGACAAGAGCTTTACTACGTTACTTGAGATATTAAAGGATATGCTTCTAGATGATAATGAACTTCCGAAGAGTACATATGATGCCAAGAAGATTTTGTGTCCCATGGGTATGGGATATAAAAAGATACATGTTTGCCCTAACGATTGCATATTGTTTAGGGATGATTACAAAGATTTGCATGCATGTCCAATATGTGGGGCATCTCTTTTCAAAACAAGAGAGAATGTTGCTGGGAAA CTTCAACATCCGGCTAATTCTTGTCAATGGACAACATTTGATAATGCATTTCCTGAATTTGGTCAAGAACCGAGAAATCTTAGGCTTGGACTTTGTACTGATG GAAATGATATAGATGTCTTTTTGGCGCATTTGATTGAAGACTTGAAAAGTTTGTGGGATGAAG CTTATGGAAACCTATCTGGATATAGTGTCAAAGGACATAAGGCATGCCCTATATGTGAAGATAATACAT ATGCTCCACAACCATTAACTGGGATTCAAGTTTATGAACGCGTAGAGTGTATCAATGTTACTTTTGGTAAGACTCAAAAACTTAAATCTCAAAGAGGTAAGAGATCAAAATCTAATGTTGATGTACCATCAAATGTGAAGAGTCCGtggaaaaagaaatcaatattctttgatcttcCATATTGGAAGACACTAGATGTCAGACATAGTATTGGTGTGATGCATGTTGAGAAAAATATGTGTGATAGTCTTGTTGGAACTCTTTTAGACATAAAAGGTAAGACTAAAGATGGTCTCAATGCTAGATTGGACTTGATTGAAATGGGTATACGACTTACATTAGCTCCACGCAATGGTGATAAGAAGACATATTTGCCTCCAGCTGCTCATACTTTGTCAAGAAAGGAGAGAATCAGTTTTTGTGAATGTTTACGTGGGGTGAAGGTACCACAATGGGACTCATCAAATATCAGTAGACTAGTTAATAtccaagatttaaaattggtgGGATTGAAGTCTCATGATTGCCATGCCttaatgcaacaactattgCCAGTAGCTGTTAGAGGCATATTGCCTAAAAAGTTGAGATATACCGTCATAAGACTTTGTTTCTTTTCCAATGCAATTTGTGCGAAAGTCATTGATCTAGACAAATTAGATGAATTGCAGAATGGCATTATAGTTACACTAGCTCTTTTGAGTATACGATAA
- the LOC116020909 gene encoding homeobox-leucine zipper protein HOX20-like, giving the protein MKRFSFYDSSTTLLYPHKEEAMKDNLVYKKGEFMGGMLEYEESMEEMNVKKKRLSAEQVKALEKVFEADRQLDPERKVKIAQETGLQPRQVAIWFQNRRARHKTKQMERDYTLLKANYEALHLNYTKVEQEKQGLIAELKGLKQKIGEENTAGLHHSAKEPTINLGSQNQEHRTANYAAAYNTSQHSPDSDSSGVLNNNEDCSLNTVQLMHKISTVHQCSDFANVEDRSGGLGCTEDSCNIFSVDEAPDEFYW; this is encoded by the exons ATGAAGAGGTTCAGCTTTTATGATTCTTCAACAACTTTGCTCTATCCACACAAAG AAGAGGCAATGAAGGACAATTTGGTTTACAAGAAAGGTGAGTTTATGGGGGGAATGCTGGAATATGAGGAAAGCATGGAAGAGATGAatgtgaagaagaagagactAAGTGCAGAACAAGTAAAGGCACTGGAAAAAGTGTTTGAAGCAGACAGGCAACTTGACCCTGAGAGGAAGGTAAAGATAGCACAAGAGACAGGGCTCCAGCCAAGGCAGGTAGCCATATGGTTCCAAAACCGCCGCGCCCGCCATAAAACTAAGCAGATGGAGAGGGATTACACCCTCCTCAAGGCCAACTATGAAGCTCTTCACCTCAATTATACTAAAGTTGAACAAGAGAAACAAGGCTTGATTgcagag CTAAAAGGGCTAAAACAGAAGATTGGAGAAGAAAATACTGCAGGGCTCCATCACTCTGCTAAAGAACCAACTATCAATTTAGGTTCCCAAAACCAAGAGCACAGAACAGCCAATTATGCAGCAGCCTATAATACCTCCCAACATTCACCAGATAGTGATTCAAGTGGAGTCTTGAACAACAATGAAGATTGCAGCCTCAATACTGTGCAGTTGATGCACAAAATCTCAACCGTTCATCAATGCTCGGATTTCGCCAACGTGGAGGATCGATCTGGGGGCCTTGGCTGCACAGAGGATTCTTGCAACATCTTCTCTGTTGATGAGGCACCTGATGAGTTTTATTGGTAA